A window from Azoarcus sp. DD4 encodes these proteins:
- a CDS encoding IscS subfamily cysteine desulfurase codes for MKFPIYLDYSATTPVDPRVAAKMIPWLTEQFGNPASRSHAFGWAAEQAVEEAREEVAKLVNADAKEIIWTSGATESNNLAIKGAAHFYQGKGKHIITLKTEHKAVLDTVRELEREGFEATYLDVREDGLVDLEVFKAALRPDTILVSIMFVNNEIGVVQPIAEIGEICRDKGIVFHVDAAQATGKVDIDLARLKVDLMSFSAHKTYGPKGIGALYVRRKPRVRLEAQMHGGGHERGLRSGTLATHQIVGMGEAFRIAREEMVEENARIRRLRDKLLAGLTDIEATYVNGDLEHRVPHNLNISFAYVEGESLIMAIKDIAVSSGSACTSASLEPSYVLRALGRNDELAHSSIRFTIGRFTTEEEIDYTIDLLHKKIGKLRELSPLWEMVQEGVDLNTVQWAAH; via the coding sequence TTGAAGTTCCCGATCTACCTCGACTATTCGGCCACCACGCCGGTCGACCCGCGGGTGGCGGCGAAGATGATTCCCTGGCTTACCGAGCAATTCGGCAACCCGGCCAGCCGTTCGCATGCTTTCGGCTGGGCGGCGGAGCAGGCGGTCGAGGAAGCGCGCGAAGAGGTTGCGAAGCTGGTCAATGCCGACGCGAAGGAGATCATCTGGACTTCCGGCGCGACCGAATCCAACAACCTGGCGATCAAGGGCGCTGCGCACTTCTACCAGGGCAAGGGCAAACACATCATCACGCTCAAGACCGAGCACAAGGCGGTGCTGGACACTGTGCGCGAACTCGAGCGCGAAGGCTTCGAGGCCACCTACCTCGATGTTCGGGAAGATGGCCTGGTCGATCTGGAGGTGTTCAAGGCCGCGCTCCGTCCGGACACGATCCTGGTTTCCATCATGTTCGTAAACAACGAGATTGGCGTGGTTCAGCCGATTGCCGAGATCGGCGAGATCTGCCGCGACAAGGGCATCGTGTTCCACGTCGATGCGGCACAGGCTACCGGCAAGGTCGACATCGACCTCGCCAGGCTCAAGGTCGACCTGATGAGCTTCTCTGCGCACAAGACCTACGGTCCCAAGGGCATCGGCGCGCTCTACGTGCGTCGCAAGCCGCGCGTGCGTCTCGAAGCGCAGATGCACGGCGGCGGCCACGAGCGCGGTCTGCGCTCCGGCACGCTCGCCACCCACCAGATCGTCGGCATGGGCGAAGCCTTCCGCATCGCCCGCGAAGAGATGGTCGAGGAAAACGCCCGTATCCGCCGCCTGCGCGACAAGCTGCTCGCCGGGCTGACCGACATCGAGGCCACCTACGTCAATGGCGACCTCGAACATCGCGTGCCGCACAACCTCAATATTTCCTTCGCCTATGTCGAGGGCGAGTCGCTGATCATGGCGATCAAGGACATCGCGGTGTCGAGCGGTTCGGCCTGTACCTCGGCCAGTCTGGAGCCTTCGTATGTGCTGCGCGCACTTGGCCGCAACGACGAACTGGCACATAGCTCGATCCGGTTCACGATCGGCCGTTTCACCACCGAAGAAGAGATCGACTACACCATCGACCTGCTGCACAAGAAAATCGGCAAGCTACGCGAGCTTTCGCCGCTGTGGGAAATGGTGCAGGAAGGCGTGGATCTGAATACCGTGCAGTGGGCTGCTCACTGA
- a CDS encoding cysteine desulfurase family protein, with amino-acid sequence MFKPAYLDWNATTPLDPAVREAMLPWLGAGFGNASSRHEYGRQARAAIDEARARVAAALGAHPTEVVFTSGGSEANNLFIKGAAAVMKTGLIAVSAIEHPCVREPARQLRRSGWAMREIAVNGDGVIDPASWQATLEARPALISVMLANNETGVVQDVATLAAAARPAGAWFHTDAVQALGKLSLDFRRLGVHALTVSAHKVGGPLGAGALVLDKRVELAPLIAGGGQERGLRSGTENVAAIVGFGVACERAHARQADEAQRLLRLRERVEAGVAALGARIFSAGATRLPNTVFFALEGLDGETLVGKLDRAGFAVASGSACSSANPEPSHTLLAMGVEADIARGAVRVSLGRDTTDEDVAGFIATLGRIANELRQLTAMTV; translated from the coding sequence ATGTTCAAGCCGGCCTATCTCGACTGGAACGCGACCACGCCGCTTGATCCGGCGGTGCGAGAAGCCATGCTCCCCTGGTTGGGTGCAGGCTTCGGCAATGCGTCGAGCCGACACGAGTACGGCCGGCAGGCGAGGGCGGCGATCGACGAGGCCCGCGCCAGGGTGGCCGCCGCCCTCGGCGCGCATCCGACCGAGGTGGTATTCACCAGTGGCGGATCCGAAGCCAACAACCTGTTCATCAAGGGCGCTGCGGCCGTCATGAAGACGGGCCTGATCGCAGTCAGCGCCATTGAGCATCCCTGCGTGCGCGAACCGGCGCGCCAGTTGCGCCGCAGCGGATGGGCGATGCGCGAAATCGCGGTGAACGGCGATGGCGTGATCGATCCGGCCAGTTGGCAGGCGACCCTGGAAGCGCGACCGGCGTTGATCTCTGTGATGCTGGCCAACAACGAGACCGGTGTCGTCCAGGACGTCGCCACGCTGGCGGCAGCCGCGAGGCCGGCAGGCGCCTGGTTTCATACGGACGCGGTGCAGGCCCTGGGCAAGTTGTCGCTGGATTTTCGCCGGCTGGGTGTGCATGCGCTGACCGTGTCGGCACACAAGGTTGGCGGGCCGCTGGGAGCTGGCGCTTTGGTGCTGGACAAGCGTGTCGAACTCGCACCGCTGATCGCCGGCGGCGGGCAGGAGCGCGGCCTGCGCTCCGGCACCGAGAACGTGGCTGCCATCGTCGGCTTTGGCGTGGCCTGCGAACGCGCCCACGCCCGACAGGCCGACGAAGCGCAGCGTCTTCTGCGCTTGCGTGAACGCGTCGAGGCTGGCGTGGCCGCTTTGGGCGCCCGGATATTTTCGGCAGGCGCGACGCGATTGCCGAATACCGTGTTTTTCGCGCTGGAGGGGCTCGATGGTGAAACCCTGGTCGGCAAGCTCGACCGTGCGGGATTTGCGGTTGCCAGCGGCTCGGCATGCTCGAGCGCGAACCCGGAACCGTCCCACACGCTATTGGCGATGGGCGTGGAGGCGGACATCGCGCGCGGCGCGGTCCGGGTCAGCCTGGGACGCGACACAACCGACGAGGACGTTGCCGGCTTCATCGCCACGCTGGGCCGCATCGCCAACGAATTGAGACAATTGACCGCAATGACGGTCTGA